In the genome of Triticum urartu cultivar G1812 chromosome 5, Tu2.1, whole genome shotgun sequence, one region contains:
- the LOC125507084 gene encoding uncharacterized protein LOC125507084 yields MSNTASSSSSSALTPVPIPFYPLPNPTTNRVRSSKDTPSMSIGMEPPAGHLAAESSPPVTVMSRRRSVDGLLLLLPRPYRVCSCPVSAPSPPLPGTGADLGEANRSHLSSANNSKKSESFPELIHVLIPQAPGNQPLLISFAYSDLPHLFESGVKQPRLVTYKYSHKSLPAPPKLLFCKHCSRSSSSSMTYYNPMEDPSSVDTIFNFWGLPIHTTNLDLRSLVFRVLPQLLGLSPPSSLNILKTPPLLIEATLPELPEDILMRIFATLEIPDLIRAGAVCTFWRSAYTSLRTLGKHKQPQTPCLFYTSESSSDNVASLYSLVEKRVYSLTLPEPPLHTRFLIGSSLGLLVTVDERSEMHLVNPITGQQIALPSVTTMQHVKPICDDSGAVHKYAYSKHTAKQVICPPMIIAPAALREFFHQKALLFYDTPTGSYIVVLIHLPFGQLSFARVGDDKWTWLPPHTDYFDCTYKDGLLYAATLLGEVHTFDLSGPAVTMNTIMGVDDDDLEIQGAYILEAPWGGLLLVWRLKVYSGYQDDISSLKLHTKGIKIHEVDVAAKKLVEIDCLHGHVLFLGHNQSLCLSTKECPALKENRLYFTDDDEYITVHKDNRRDLGLLRLDNNSWESLVFPQLWSNWPAPVWITPNLTMMKLSLNK; encoded by the coding sequence ATGTCTAATACtgcatcctcttcttcctcctcagccCTCACTCCCGTCCCGATCCCCTTTTATCCTCTCCCAAACCCTACTACAAATCGAGTAAGATCGAGCAAGGACACTCCGTCAATGTCGATAGGGATGGAACCACCGGCTGGCCACCTCGCCGCTGAATCCTCCCCTCCTGTGACTGTGATGAGCCGGCGGCGCTCTGTGGAtgggctcctcctcctcctccccagGCCATACCGAGTCTGCTCCTGTCCGGTTAGTGCTCCTTCTCCCCCCCTTCCCGGAACCGGAGCAGATCTCGGAGAAGCAAACAGGTCCCATCTTTCCTCCGCAAACAACAGCAAAAAGTCGGAATCTTTTCCGGAGTTGATCCATGTTCTGATTCCACAAGCCCCAGGCAATCAACCTCTGTTGATTTCCTTTGCCTACTCGGATCTGCCTCACCTATTCGAATCAGGGGTGAAGCAGCCTCGGTTGGTCACCTATAAATATAGCCACAAGTCTCTTCCTGCTCCACCCAAGTTGCTATTTTGCAAGCATTGCAGCAGAAGCAGTTCGTCTTCCATGACATACTATAATCCCATGGAAGACCCTAGTAGTGTAGACACGATATTCAACTTCTGGGGGCTCCCTATACACACCACAAATTTGGATTTGCGCTCCCTGGTCTTCCGAGTTTTACCTCAGCTGCTGGGTCTCTCTCCTCCCAGCTCACTGAATATTCTCAAGACACCACCACTACTGATAGAGGCTACACTCCCGGAGCTACCAGAGGACATCTTGATGCGCATCTTTGCCACCCTTGAGATCCCTGACCTCATACGTGCCGGCGCCGTCTGCACCTTTTGGCGCTCTGCCTACACCTCCCTGCGCACACTCGGCAAGCACAAGCAGCCCCAGACGCCGTGCCTATTCTACACCTCTGAATCTTCCAGCGACAATGTTGCGAGTCTCTACAGCCTCGTGGAGAAGAGGGTTTACAGCCTGACTCTCCCGGAGCCGCCTCTCCACACTAGGTTTCTGATTGGGTCCTCTCTCGGCTTGCTGGTCACCGTCGATGAGAGATCTGAAATGCACCTCGTCAATCCGATCACTGGTCAACAGATTGCTCTTCCTTCAGTGACCACGATGCAGCATGTGAAGCCCATTTGTGATGACTCGGGTGCTGTCCACAAGTATGCATACTCAAAGCACACGGCAAAGCAAGTTATCTGCCCTCCAATGATAATTGCTCCAGCTGCCCTGCGGGAATTCTTCCATCAGAAGGCTCTTTTGTTTTATGATACACCCACAGGGAGCTACATAGTGGTGCTCATCCACTTGCCGTTTGGTCAGCTATCCTTTGCAAGGGTAGGGGACGATAAGTGGACCTGGCTGCCACCTCACACTGATTATTTTGACTGCACCTACAAGGATGGGCTACTGTATGCAGCGACTCTATTGGGAGAAGTTCACACCTTTGATCTTAGTGGGCCTGCTGTTACAATGAACACTATTATGGGTGTGGATGATGACGATTTAGAAATTCAGGGAGCATACATTCTTGAAGCTCCATGGGGTGGTTTGCTGCTTGTTTGGAGGTTGAAAGTGTATAGTGGTTATCAGGATGATATTTCATCACTTAAGCTGCACACCAAGGGAATTAAAATACATGAAGTTGATGTTGCTGCCAAGAAGCTTGTGGAAATTGATTGCTTGCACGGCCATGTGCTGTTCCTTGGTCATAACCAGTCACTCTGTCTCAGCACTAAAGAATGCCCTGCTCTCAAGGAAAATCGTCTCTACTTTACTGACGATGATGAGTACATAACTGTGCATAAGGATAATCGTCGCGATTTAGGGCTACTTCGCTTGGATAATAATAGCTGGGAAAGCCTTGTGTTTCCTCAGCTTTGGTCCAACTGGCCTGCTCCTGTGTGGATTACACCCAATCTTACAATGATGAAACTGTCGTTGAATAAATAG